In Candidatus Vicinibacter proximus, the genomic stretch TTCAGGAACTTTGTTTGCCCATCATTGGTTTCTTGGGTCAAATGACACACTCGATGAAAAAATTGTTTCCGAAAGACTAGATGAAATTCTTTGTGCATTAAATGACGATTATAAAGTGGAACGTCAATCGGCTTTGAAAGAAATCAAAGTTAAATTTTGTTACCCATACATATTTTATAGTTGGATGAAAATTCATGGAAAGTATGGGGGACAAGGCAAGTTTCCCCGTGTATTAAATAGTGAAAAGTATTCTAAATGGATTGATCATCTAACTCGTTCTGCACAGTTAACCATTAATGATGGATCTTTATCATAATATTGGAAGAGGTATTGCAATTGGTTTAATGTTGAGCTTTCTGGTGGGGCCAGTTTTCTTTGCTCTAATCCGTATCAGCATTTTAAAAGGTTTTAAATATGGATTTTATTTTGCTGCCGGTATTACCATAAGTGATGCCTTCGTTTGCCTTTTAAGTTTACTTCTAATGGAAGTATTAGAAATAGATCCATTTCTTAAAGATGTATTAGGTTGTATCGGAGGGGCATTTATGGTCTGTTTCGGGATTAATGGTTCTGTAAAAAGGAATAAACTAGAAGATTCAAACAAAGCAATCCCAAGAAAAAGTCTACCAATAGGGCTTCAAGGATTTTTATTTAATAGTATGAATCCTTTTGTTTACTTTTTTTGGATCGGTACAAATGCAACGGTTTCGTTTGATAAAAATTATTATAATTTTGAAACTTTAAGTTTTTATTGCAGTATATTCATTACCGTTTTTTCTATAGATCTGTTGAAGGTATATCTAGCTCAAATATTAGCTAAATTTTTAAATCACAGAACAATATGTTATCTCAATTTATTATTGAGCTTAGGGCTTATTTTGTTCGGTTTGTATGTGATTTATTTTATTGCAATGATCAAGTGACAATCACATTTCTTTTAATTAACTGGTATGACTTTTAACCCAAACCCTTTAATGCAGAAAATAGATAATCCTGGAACCTACTGGATCCTCTAATTATTTTCCAATCGATAAGCCCGTATTCAGATAGCACATATAAGAGGTATTCCATCATCAGTAATTCGGATTCCTTTGATAATATTACTGCTTCCTGAACTGCTTCCTTTAGTCCCTGAACTCTTTGGAGTTCCTTCTTGTAATGTGCTTCAGTGTTATTGTATAAGAGGTCTACCGCATTTCCTTCTTCAAACCATGAAATAATTTCTTTGTATTTTTTTTTGGCCTCTGCAGTAGATTTTCTTTGCAGTTGATCAATTCCTTTAAAATATTCCGTAGCCATACTTTTCATGGCTAAACGAATTAATTTATGTGCAACTACTTCTGCACCTTCCTGTTCGCCTTCATAAACCATTTCTATCTTTCCGACAATTGCGGGTATTGCTGCCATCAAATCGCCTATACGCACAGCAGCTTTACTTTCATGAGATTGGAGCATTCTCATTTCTGCAGCACTTACCACACTCTCATAGGCGGATATTGCTAATCTTGCAGACACCCCACTTTTTTCATCTACGTATTCACTTTCTCGTGCTTCAAATGCTATCTGCTCAATCAGGTTTTCAATTAAATTCGGAACTTTAATTTTCTCCTGTTCTTTGGAAATTTTTATTTCTTGTTTAGTAATTTGCTTTGCTATTTCAATAGTCTCCGGGTAGTGGGTAAAAATCTGCGCCTGAATTCTATCCTTTAATGGTGTGATGATCGCCCCCCTACTGGTATAATCTTCAGGATTGGCAGTAAATACAAATTGTACATCCAATGGAAATCTTAATTTAAAGCCGCGAATTTGTACATCACCTTCCTGAAGAATATTAAAAAGTGATACCTGAATCCTCGGCTGCAAATCTGGTAATTCATTGATCACAAAAATTCCACGGTTTGACCTAGGAATTAATCCAAAATGGATTGCTTCTTCACTTGAATAATTCAATTTTTGATTAGCCGCTTTAATTGGATCAATGTCCCCTATCAGGTCAGCAATGTTTACATCCGGGGTTGCGAGTTTTTCAGTGTACCTGTCGTCCCGATGCAACCAGGAAATTGGTGTGTCGTCACCTAGTTCCTGTACTATGGTGCGCGCATATCTGGATAGAGGATGAAAAGGATCATCGTTTATTTCAGAACCTTTAACTACCGGAATATATTCATCCAGCATTTTAACCAATAATCTGGCCATTTTGGTTTTGGCCTGTCCCCTCAATCCTAAAAAATTTATATTGTGTCCACTTAAAATAGCTCTTTGCAAGGAGGGAATTACCGAGTCTTCATAACCCTGGATACCCTCAAAAATTGTTTCTCCAGTTTTTAATTTTTGGATCAAATTATCGCGCAATTCCTGTTTTACTGATTTGGACTTATACCCGGCGGCTTTCAACTCACCAAGCGTATGAATTTTATGATGCATGTTAATTTTTTCTTTTTTTACTGTTCTGGTAATCGGCAAAAATATATTGCCCCAATCCTTGCAAGCCAGAGTAAAAGGCTTTCCCCTGATTGGCTTCTGTAAAATCTTCGACAAATTTCTGGAGGTATGGGTCCTGTGCAATCATGAACGTTGTCACAGGAATGTTCAATTTTTTACATTGTATCCCCAGATTAATTGTTTTATTGATTATTTTAGGATCATGCCCTGCACTGTTCTGATAATATTTCCCATTACTCAATTTGATACATGTTGGTTTCCCATCCGTTATCATAAATATCTGACGGTTTCTTGTTTTTCTTTTCCTGAGTAATTCCATAGCCAATTCGAGACCGGCGACAGTATTGGTGTGATAAGGCCCGACTGACAGGTAAGGCAAGTCTTTAATTTGAATTTGCCAGGCATCATTTCCAAACACCACTACATCCAGACTGTCCTTAGGGTATCTTGTAGTAATCAACTCTGCTAATGCCATGGCTACTTTTTTCGCCGGTGTGATGCGGTCTTCACCATACAAGATCATGGAGTGAGAAATGTCAATCATGAGCACTGTTGCCATTTGGCTTTTGTGTTCAAGCTCATGTACTTCAAGATCATTTTCTTCCAGATTGAAATCTTCTAACCCATTTCTAATTTGGGCATTTCGTATACTGGTGTTGAAATCAATGGATTGCATGGAATCTCCAAATTGGTATGGCCTTCTGTCCTCCGTTAGTTCTCCCCCACTTCCAACATGCTTGGAATTATGTCCGCCTTTTTTATCCTTTTTTAAAACTCCAAATATTTGATCCAGTGCTTTTTGACGGATCAATCTTTCTGATTTTGGTCCCAACTCTGTTCCCTTCCCATCTGCCGTAGGCAAAACAAAAGCCTGCCTCTCCAAATCCCTTTTAAAATCCTCCAATGTATAATCTGGTGTAGTTATTTTATGCTCTTGATCAATCTGCTCCATCCATTCAAAAGTCTCCTCCACATCTCCGGAAGTATATACCATGATTTCCAGAAATAAATCCAGGAGCTTCTCAAAGACAGTCCTCTTGTCTTCTTCCGGAGTGAATTGAGTAAATCTAGCACCAATCATGCAACATAAACTTAGATATGTTACAATTGTTCAGAAACTCGTAAATAAAATCAATTTTTAGTTTTAAATTTTGCTTGATTCAGCTTTGAAAAAATCCTGATTCAGCCCAATTTATAAACTAATATTTTTGCATCACGACCTATAAGAAAAATTCAAAAAGAAATTGAATTCAGCATAATGCAATGGTGAAATATTTAGTTAGGGGTTCTAGCGAATTTAAAAAGTCCAACAGTTTCCTAGTTTATTTTTTTGAGATGTATAAAAGTAGTTCAAACTAACCACCTTATGAAATACATACAATTAAAACACTGATTATTTGGACTACATTTTAGCTTAATTTTATTTGAACAAAATCAAATTTTATCCACCTGACCAAACCCACTGGTGTTCGTTCAATGTTCTATTGTTCGGATCAATCTTGCAGGAACTCCCGCAATCAGACTGTAATCAGGAAAACTTTGGGTTACAACAGAACCTGCGGCAACTATGCAACATCGCCCTAATTCTACTCCATGCAACACGAGTACATGCGCACCCAGAAAGGTTCCTTCCCGTATGACAATGGGTCCTGTTTTCCTGGGATACAATGCCGACATGGGCATTTGACCAAGATCCATATGCGTCATCAACATAGAGTGTGCGCCAATGCCTACCTCCTTTTCCAGGTAAATTTTATCTACTAAATCAAAGAAAACACCTTTACCAATTACACATCGATCTCCAATTGAAAGCTTTGAAAAATCGTTGGTTGCAGATTCATCTCCCGTAACATTGTCCATTCTGTAGTAACCCTTAAAATGAATTTTCTTCCCTAGTTTAGCGCCATAGTTCATCAAAAGTATGGGAACAAAATATTTGTGACAGGATTCTAATTTTCTAACCACATATTCCACACCAAGAAAAATTGCGAAAAATCGAATTTTTAATATGTATAAATTTGACACCAGAAATTTAAACAAATTCTTCAACATTGGTTCATACTAGTATTCATATTTATTTCGGCAAGCTTTATCTTCTTTTTTGATCTAGCTTACATTCTAATGTATTACTCTCGACACATTTGAAATGCCAGGCAGTTGACTGAGCGATTGAATAATCTGGTTGATCTGATCTTTGTTGGATACAATAAGTCCTACTTTTCCTTCAAAAGTACCTTCATGACCAACGATGCTAAAGGATTTTATATTGACCCCCAGAATACTTGAAATATTGTGTGTCAATCTTTCAATCACACCCGGACCATCATCAATGCCAGTAATATTCAAGTCAACTGTATATCGTGAACCCGATATGGAAGTCCACTCAGCTTTAAGAATTCGGTAACCATAGTTTACCATTAGATTTTCCGCATTTGGGCAATTGATGCGATGGATTTTCATTCCGCTGTTGGCGGTGACATAAGCAAAAATATCATCTCCTTGTACCGGATTACAACAGTGGGCAAGCGTGTATTGATAATGATCTGCAGGCTCGTTATTGATGAGTAAACGCCCCGGTTCAAAGTGATGCTTTTCTACGATCTCTTCCTTTTCTTCACGCACAGGATCTTTATCGACAGGTTTTATCAAGCATAGTTTTGATCCTTCGATGGTAAAATTTTTTATCATGGAAGACCACTCCAATTGCTGGGTGGCAACTGCTGCAAAAAGTTCGAGTTTGTTTTTAAAGTTAAAAGTTTTCAGTAGGATTTCAATATTGTCTTCCAGAGATATTTTCAGATTTTTAAATTTTCTATCTAAGATTTCCTTTCCATATTCGCCCAGAATTTTTTGTTCCTCTTTTAAAGCAGATCTGATTCTTGACTTCGCTTTTCCAGTTGTAACTATTTTTAACCAATCTTCGGTGGGCTTTTGTTTGGAATTGGTGATTACAGTAACCTGATCTCCACTGCTCAAAACATAACCAAGCGGGACAAGTTTATTGTTGATCTTACAAGCACTGGCTTTTACCCCCAAATCACTGTGGATACTAAAGGCAAAATCCAGCGCAGTGGCACCTTTTGGCAGCACTTTCATATCTCCGTTTGGCGTGTAGATATAAACCTCTTCGCCATATAGATTGGCTTTAAAATCATGCAGAAACTCCATTGCATCATTGTGTGGAGTTTCCAACATATCTTTAATCGTATTAAACCAATGATCATAAATACCATGGATATCCGCA encodes the following:
- a CDS encoding LysE family transporter, whose translation is MMDLYHNIGRGIAIGLMLSFLVGPVFFALIRISILKGFKYGFYFAAGITISDAFVCLLSLLLMEVLEIDPFLKDVLGCIGGAFMVCFGINGSVKRNKLEDSNKAIPRKSLPIGLQGFLFNSMNPFVYFFWIGTNATVSFDKNYYNFETLSFYCSIFITVFSIDLLKVYLAQILAKFLNHRTICYLNLLLSLGLILFGLYVIYFIAMIK
- a CDS encoding sigma 54-interacting transcriptional regulator, whose translation is MHHKIHTLGELKAAGYKSKSVKQELRDNLIQKLKTGETIFEGIQGYEDSVIPSLQRAILSGHNINFLGLRGQAKTKMARLLVKMLDEYIPVVKGSEINDDPFHPLSRYARTIVQELGDDTPISWLHRDDRYTEKLATPDVNIADLIGDIDPIKAANQKLNYSSEEAIHFGLIPRSNRGIFVINELPDLQPRIQVSLFNILQEGDVQIRGFKLRFPLDVQFVFTANPEDYTSRGAIITPLKDRIQAQIFTHYPETIEIAKQITKQEIKISKEQEKIKVPNLIENLIEQIAFEARESEYVDEKSGVSARLAISAYESVVSAAEMRMLQSHESKAAVRIGDLMAAIPAIVGKIEMVYEGEQEGAEVVAHKLIRLAMKSMATEYFKGIDQLQRKSTAEAKKKYKEIISWFEEGNAVDLLYNNTEAHYKKELQRVQGLKEAVQEAVILSKESELLMMEYLLYVLSEYGLIDWKIIRGSSRFQDYLFSALKGLG
- a CDS encoding acyltransferase — translated: MSNLYILKIRFFAIFLGVEYVVRKLESCHKYFVPILLMNYGAKLGKKIHFKGYYRMDNVTGDESATNDFSKLSIGDRCVIGKGVFFDLVDKIYLEKEVGIGAHSMLMTHMDLGQMPMSALYPRKTGPIVIREGTFLGAHVLVLHGVELGRCCIVAAGSVVTQSFPDYSLIAGVPARLIRTIEH
- a CDS encoding bifunctional (p)ppGpp synthetase/guanosine-3',5'-bis(diphosphate) 3'-pyrophosphohydrolase — its product is MLSTDSTSIAPYAWPEEDQLLIKAAYRRLLRAIRNANITVEEKQEIRRAFELAFAAHGDQRRKSGEPYITHPLEVARICFEELGLGYKSIIAALLHDVVEDTPVTLQQVNEMFGPKISRIVDGLTKLDGLYNVESPQAENFKKVLSTLVDDVRVILIKMADRLHNLRTIDGMPKHKQLKIAAETSYIYAPLAHRLGLYNVKSEFQDICVKITEPDLYRDISSKLKDTHKERNKFINEFIKPLKMKLDQLDMPYKIYGRPKSISSIANKIKTKKVNFEEIFDLFAVRIVVDCPKEKEKSICWQIYSIVTDVHKPIPERLRDWITTPKSNGYESLHTTVIGPGGKYVEIQIRSARMDDIAEKGYASHWKYKGVADIHGIYDHWFNTIKDMLETPHNDAMEFLHDFKANLYGEEVYIYTPNGDMKVLPKGATALDFAFSIHSDLGVKASACKINNKLVPLGYVLSSGDQVTVITNSKQKPTEDWLKIVTTGKAKSRIRSALKEEQKILGEYGKEILDRKFKNLKISLEDNIEILLKTFNFKNKLELFAAVATQQLEWSSMIKNFTIEGSKLCLIKPVDKDPVREEKEEIVEKHHFEPGRLLINNEPADHYQYTLAHCCNPVQGDDIFAYVTANSGMKIHRINCPNAENLMVNYGYRILKAEWTSISGSRYTVDLNITGIDDGPGVIERLTHNISSILGVNIKSFSIVGHEGTFEGKVGLIVSNKDQINQIIQSLSQLPGISNVSRVIH